A stretch of Saccharothrix texasensis DNA encodes these proteins:
- a CDS encoding sensor histidine kinase yields the protein MFPRAARGLAHLLAGLVIGPASFVWAVVTTLATGLLSFTYLGPPVFLVVTWVSRRIARVERWRAGWVLRRPIGDPYGPLTGRNPWTRGRAVIREPGTWRDLAWLLAGFPVGLVTGVAGVVAGLVWLGTVLAPLWLWAVPNPRLYPVADWLFNTVGGRFTLAAAGLAAAWPVWWLVAALSRVQASVAARLLEAGPRARLRQQVSALRATRLRVVDAQAAELQRIERDLHDGAQARIVAAGMTLALADRKLRASGSAEDPVRADVVSARRQLDEALAELRRLVRGIYPPILTDRGLVAALTALAGDAPSSVVVDAPELGDLPAAVESAAYFVVAEALANAVKHAGADECVITLRRTDGVLTLAVRDDGRGGADPSGSGLDGLRRRVEALDGTMEVTSPPGGPTTVLAEFPCAS from the coding sequence GTGTTCCCGCGAGCGGCCAGAGGACTGGCGCACCTGCTGGCCGGGCTGGTCATCGGGCCTGCCTCGTTCGTCTGGGCGGTGGTGACCACCCTGGCCACCGGGCTGCTGTCGTTCACCTACCTGGGGCCGCCGGTGTTCCTGGTGGTGACGTGGGTGAGCCGGCGGATCGCGCGGGTGGAGCGGTGGCGGGCCGGGTGGGTGTTGCGGAGGCCGATCGGCGACCCGTACGGGCCGTTGACCGGCCGGAACCCGTGGACGCGCGGCCGTGCGGTGATCCGCGAGCCCGGGACGTGGCGTGACCTGGCGTGGCTGCTCGCGGGGTTCCCGGTGGGCCTGGTGACCGGGGTCGCCGGGGTGGTCGCCGGCCTGGTCTGGCTGGGCACGGTGCTCGCGCCGCTGTGGCTGTGGGCCGTGCCGAACCCCCGCCTGTACCCGGTGGCGGACTGGCTGTTCAACACCGTCGGCGGGCGGTTCACGCTGGCCGCGGCGGGGCTGGCGGCGGCGTGGCCGGTGTGGTGGCTGGTCGCGGCGCTGTCGCGGGTGCAGGCGTCCGTGGCGGCGCGGCTGCTGGAGGCCGGGCCGCGGGCGCGGCTGCGGCAGCAGGTCAGCGCACTGCGGGCGACCCGGCTGCGGGTGGTGGACGCGCAGGCCGCCGAGCTGCAGCGGATCGAACGGGACCTGCACGACGGCGCGCAGGCGCGGATCGTGGCCGCGGGCATGACGCTGGCGTTGGCGGACCGGAAGCTGCGCGCGTCGGGGTCCGCGGAGGACCCGGTGCGGGCGGACGTGGTGAGCGCCCGGCGGCAGCTGGACGAGGCGCTCGCCGAGCTGCGGCGGTTGGTGCGCGGGATCTACCCGCCGATCCTGACCGACCGGGGGCTGGTGGCGGCGTTGACCGCGCTGGCGGGTGACGCGCCGTCGTCGGTCGTGGTGGACGCGCCGGAGCTGGGCGACCTGCCGGCGGCGGTCGAGTCGGCGGCGTACTTCGTGGTCGCGGAGGCGTTGGCGAACGCGGTGAAGCACGCGGGCGCGGACGAGTGCGTGATCACGCTGCGCAGGACGGACGGGGTGCTGACGCTGGCGGTGCGGGACGACGGGAGAGGCGGCGCGGACCCCTCCGGCTCCGGGTTGGACGGGCTGCGGCGCCGGGTGGAGGCGCTGGACGGCACGATGGAGGTCACCAGTCCACCCGGTGGGCCCACCACCGTCCTCGCGGAGTTCCCATGCGCATCGTGA
- a CDS encoding response regulator transcription factor, producing MRIVIAEDLLLLRDGLVRMLTDTGHTVVAAVDNAPDLERAVLEHRPDLSIVDVRLPPGFRDEGLRAALSVRERDPKAPILILSQYVERTYATELLADGNGAIGYLLKDRVTALDEFLDALERVAAGGTAMDPEVIRQLFARNTRDQRVAALTAREREVLALVAQGLSNSAICAELVLAPPSVEKHISNILTKLDLPPADNTHRRVRAVLAYLNQ from the coding sequence ATGCGCATCGTGATCGCCGAAGACCTGCTGCTGCTGCGCGACGGCCTGGTGCGGATGCTGACCGACACCGGGCACACCGTGGTCGCGGCCGTGGACAACGCGCCGGACCTGGAGCGGGCCGTGCTGGAGCACCGGCCGGACCTGTCCATCGTGGACGTGCGGTTGCCGCCCGGTTTCCGGGACGAAGGGCTGCGCGCCGCGCTGTCGGTGCGCGAGCGGGACCCGAAGGCGCCGATCCTGATCCTGTCGCAGTACGTCGAGCGCACGTACGCGACCGAGCTGCTCGCCGACGGCAACGGCGCGATCGGCTACCTGCTCAAGGACCGCGTGACGGCGTTGGACGAGTTCCTCGACGCGCTGGAGCGGGTGGCGGCCGGCGGCACCGCGATGGACCCGGAGGTGATCCGCCAGCTGTTCGCCCGCAACACCCGCGACCAGCGCGTCGCCGCCCTGACCGCGCGGGAGCGGGAAGTGCTGGCGCTCGTCGCGCAGGGACTGTCCAACTCGGCCATCTGCGCCGAGCTCGTGCTCGCGCCGCCGTCGGTGGAGAAGCACATCAGCAACATCCTGACCAAGCTGGACCTGCCGCCCGCGGACAACACCCACCGGCGCGTCCGGGCCGTGCTGGCGTATCTCAACCAGTGA
- a CDS encoding LacI family DNA-binding transcriptional regulator: protein MSVERSKAARNRPTIHDVAAAAGVSRGTVSRALNGGRNVSPAALEAVLKAVRTTGYVANPAARSLVTQRAHSVAFVLTEPQQRLFEDPNFSILLQGCTQELAELDVPVLLMTASTEVERKRTSRFIAAGHVDGVLLVSSHTGNPLLEELRDSGIPVVACGKPIGHEGQVAYAAADDRSGARQMVEHLRSRGRRRIATITGPPDTPGGVERLAGYRDVLGPDASPDLIAHGDYSRAGGEAAMASLLARAPDLDAVFVASDLMAAGALNVLHDSGRRVPEDVAVGGFDDSSIATSTRPALTTVRQPFQRITREMVRLLLEQIQGEPPAASILPTELVVRAST, encoded by the coding sequence ATGAGCGTCGAGCGCAGCAAGGCGGCGCGGAACCGGCCGACCATCCACGACGTGGCCGCCGCCGCGGGGGTGTCGCGCGGCACGGTGTCGCGCGCGCTCAACGGCGGCCGCAACGTCAGCCCGGCCGCGTTGGAGGCCGTGCTGAAGGCCGTGCGGACCACCGGGTACGTCGCCAACCCGGCCGCCCGCAGCCTCGTCACGCAGCGTGCGCACTCGGTGGCCTTCGTGCTCACCGAACCGCAGCAGCGGCTCTTCGAGGACCCCAACTTCAGCATCCTGCTCCAGGGCTGCACGCAGGAGCTGGCCGAACTCGACGTGCCGGTGCTGCTCATGACCGCCAGCACGGAGGTCGAGCGCAAGCGGACGAGCCGGTTCATCGCCGCCGGTCACGTGGACGGCGTGCTGCTGGTGTCCTCGCACACCGGCAACCCGCTGCTGGAGGAGCTGCGCGACTCGGGCATCCCGGTCGTGGCGTGCGGCAAGCCGATCGGCCACGAGGGCCAGGTCGCCTACGCCGCCGCCGACGACCGCTCGGGCGCGCGGCAGATGGTCGAGCACCTCCGGTCGCGCGGGCGTCGGCGCATCGCCACCATCACCGGCCCGCCGGACACCCCCGGCGGTGTCGAACGCCTCGCCGGCTACCGGGACGTGCTCGGCCCCGACGCCTCCCCGGACCTCATCGCGCACGGCGACTACAGCCGTGCGGGCGGCGAGGCGGCGATGGCTTCGCTGCTGGCACGGGCCCCTGACCTGGACGCGGTCTTCGTCGCCTCCGACCTGATGGCGGCCGGTGCGCTCAACGTGCTGCACGACTCCGGCCGGCGCGTGCCGGAGGACGTCGCCGTGGGCGGTTTCGACGACTCCAGCATCGCCACCTCCACCCGGCCCGCGCTGACCACGGTGCGGCAGCCGTTCCAGCGCATCACCCGCGAGATGGTCCGCCTGCTGCTGGAGCAGATCCAGGGCGAACCACCGGCCGCCTCCATCCTGCCGACCGAGCTGGTCGTGCGCGCCTCGACCTGA
- a CDS encoding carbohydrate ABC transporter permease, whose translation MRARLGGLPTFVLLLGAAYCLFPVAWVVVAATKSTGELFATTTLSVGSSLAANLGELHGYRDGVFWQWMANSALYAGVGALLSAALSGVTGYALAKYSFRGRGLIFNALIAGVLVPAVVLAIPQYLLMSKIGLTDTYLSVLLPSVVSPYGIYLARVYAAAAVPEDVVEAARTDGAGEARILGSIALPMMVPGLVTVFLFQFVSIWNNFMLPYIMLGDDGKFPVTLGLYTMLKQGNTTPALYTLVVTGSLVSVLPLIALFLTLQRYWRIDLLSGAVKA comes from the coding sequence GTGAGGGCGCGCCTCGGCGGGCTGCCGACGTTCGTGCTGCTGCTGGGCGCGGCGTACTGCCTGTTCCCGGTGGCGTGGGTGGTGGTCGCCGCGACGAAGAGCACGGGCGAGCTGTTCGCCACGACCACGCTGTCGGTCGGGTCGTCGCTGGCCGCGAACCTCGGCGAGCTGCACGGCTACCGCGACGGCGTGTTCTGGCAGTGGATGGCGAACTCGGCGCTGTACGCGGGCGTGGGCGCGCTGCTGTCGGCGGCGCTGTCCGGCGTCACGGGGTACGCGCTGGCCAAGTACTCGTTCCGGGGCCGGGGGTTGATCTTCAACGCGTTGATCGCGGGCGTGCTGGTGCCGGCCGTGGTGCTGGCCATCCCGCAGTACCTGCTGATGTCGAAGATCGGCCTGACCGACACCTACCTGTCGGTGCTGCTGCCGAGCGTGGTCAGCCCGTACGGCATCTACCTGGCCCGCGTCTACGCCGCCGCGGCCGTGCCCGAGGACGTGGTCGAGGCGGCCCGCACGGACGGGGCGGGCGAAGCGCGGATCCTGGGCTCCATCGCGTTGCCGATGATGGTCCCGGGCCTGGTCACGGTGTTCCTGTTCCAGTTCGTGTCGATCTGGAACAACTTCATGCTGCCCTACATCATGCTCGGCGACGACGGGAAGTTCCCGGTCACGCTGGGCCTCTACACGATGCTCAAGCAGGGCAACACCACACCCGCGCTCTACACCCTGGTCGTCACCGGGTCGTTGGTGTCGGTGCTGCCCTTGATCGCGCTGTTCCTCACGTTGCAGCGATACTGGCGCATCGACTTGCTCTCCGGAGCGGTGAAAGCATGA
- a CDS encoding carbohydrate ABC transporter permease, whose product MASTRAPGRGGAAPKLAPYAFVAPAVVLFLLVFALPIAYTVYLSLFRTEVKGLGLGRGSRSEVFVGLDNYARALTDPELGAGALRVFGYGAILVPAMLGLALVFALLLDEDRVRARGFSRIAIFLPYAIPGVIASLLWGFLYLPGTSPVNQLLRELSLPGVDLLSPTGIYFALANIAVWGGVGYNMVVLYTALRAIPRDLYEAARIDGCTPWQVAVRIKIPLLAPALVLTSLFSVIATLQVFAEPTTLAPLTNSLSLTWTPLMKVYQDAFGRGDLYSAAATSVLIALVMFVISFGLLRVTRSRAFGGER is encoded by the coding sequence GTGGCGTCCACGCGTGCGCCCGGGCGGGGTGGTGCGGCGCCGAAGCTGGCGCCGTACGCCTTCGTGGCCCCGGCGGTGGTGCTGTTCCTGCTGGTGTTCGCGCTGCCGATCGCCTACACGGTGTACCTGAGCCTGTTCCGCACCGAGGTCAAGGGGCTGGGGCTGGGCAGGGGCAGCCGGTCCGAGGTGTTCGTCGGCCTGGACAACTACGCGCGCGCGCTCACCGACCCCGAGCTCGGCGCGGGTGCGTTGCGGGTGTTCGGCTACGGCGCGATCCTGGTGCCCGCGATGCTGGGCCTGGCCCTGGTGTTCGCGCTGCTGCTCGACGAGGACCGGGTGCGGGCGCGCGGGTTCAGCCGGATCGCGATCTTCCTGCCGTACGCGATCCCGGGCGTCATCGCGTCGCTGCTGTGGGGCTTCCTGTACCTGCCGGGCACCAGCCCGGTCAACCAGCTGCTGCGCGAGCTGTCGCTGCCCGGGGTGGACCTGCTCTCGCCGACCGGGATCTACTTCGCGCTGGCCAACATCGCGGTGTGGGGCGGCGTCGGCTACAACATGGTCGTCCTCTACACGGCGCTGCGCGCGATCCCGCGCGACCTGTACGAGGCGGCCCGGATCGACGGCTGCACGCCGTGGCAGGTCGCGGTGCGGATCAAGATCCCGCTGCTGGCGCCCGCGCTGGTGCTGACGTCGTTGTTCTCGGTCATCGCGACGCTCCAGGTGTTCGCCGAGCCGACCACCCTGGCGCCGCTGACCAACTCGCTCTCGCTCACCTGGACGCCGTTGATGAAGGTCTACCAGGACGCGTTCGGCCGCGGTGACCTCTACTCGGCCGCCGCGACGTCGGTGCTGATCGCCCTGGTGATGTTCGTGATCTCGTTCGGGCTGCTGCGGGTGACGCGGTCGCGGGCGTTCGGGGGTGAGCGGTGA
- a CDS encoding ABC transporter substrate-binding protein, which translates to MRLDIAKKALALGLGLTLLAGCGGGAEEAADGPVELSFWAWAPDIDKVVDKWNAAHPETKVVFSKQAQGDDLVTKLLTSAKGGNPPDLAQVEFQALPTLVSNDVLADISEGAASAEDEFAPGIWDQVTLGGSGVYAVPQDSGPMMFYYRADLFEQYGLKVPTTWDEYARTARDLRAAAPDKFLGTFSANDPGWFAGLAQQAGASWWAVDGDAWKVSVDDAATRKVAQYWQGLVAEGAIDKSPMYTPEWNKALNDGTQVGWLSAVWAPGVLKGNAESTQGKWAMAPMPQWDAAEPRTGNWGGSTTAVTAGSKKQKAATEFALWLNTDPAAVEALVTVCGIYPAATSAQEALAKPPAFFPNQPDFYARAAKIAATSSGFTWGPNVNVTYTAYKNAMGEAVSGGADLVPALAKMQTATVDDMKANGFTVGG; encoded by the coding sequence ATGCGACTCGACATCGCGAAGAAGGCCCTGGCACTCGGACTCGGCCTCACCCTGCTCGCGGGCTGCGGCGGCGGCGCCGAGGAGGCCGCCGACGGCCCGGTCGAACTCTCCTTCTGGGCGTGGGCGCCCGACATCGACAAGGTGGTCGACAAGTGGAACGCCGCCCACCCCGAGACCAAGGTCGTGTTCAGCAAGCAGGCCCAGGGCGACGACCTGGTGACGAAGCTCCTGACCAGCGCGAAGGGCGGCAACCCGCCGGACCTCGCGCAGGTGGAGTTCCAGGCGCTGCCGACCCTGGTCAGCAACGACGTGCTGGCCGACATCTCCGAAGGCGCGGCGTCGGCCGAGGACGAGTTCGCGCCGGGCATCTGGGACCAGGTCACGCTGGGCGGCAGCGGCGTCTACGCCGTGCCGCAGGACTCCGGCCCGATGATGTTCTACTACCGCGCCGACCTGTTCGAGCAGTACGGCCTGAAGGTGCCGACCACCTGGGACGAGTACGCGCGGACCGCCCGTGACCTGCGGGCCGCGGCACCGGACAAGTTCCTCGGCACGTTCTCGGCCAACGACCCGGGCTGGTTCGCGGGCCTCGCGCAGCAGGCGGGCGCCTCGTGGTGGGCGGTCGACGGCGACGCGTGGAAGGTGTCCGTGGACGACGCCGCGACCAGGAAGGTCGCCCAGTACTGGCAGGGCCTCGTCGCCGAGGGCGCGATCGACAAGTCCCCGATGTACACCCCGGAGTGGAACAAGGCGCTCAACGACGGCACGCAGGTCGGCTGGCTGAGCGCGGTGTGGGCGCCGGGCGTGCTCAAGGGCAACGCGGAGAGCACCCAGGGCAAGTGGGCGATGGCCCCGATGCCGCAGTGGGACGCCGCCGAACCGCGCACGGGCAACTGGGGCGGCTCCACCACGGCGGTGACGGCGGGCTCGAAGAAGCAGAAGGCGGCGACGGAGTTCGCGCTCTGGCTCAACACCGACCCGGCCGCCGTCGAGGCGCTGGTGACGGTGTGCGGCATCTACCCGGCGGCGACGTCGGCGCAGGAGGCGCTGGCCAAGCCGCCCGCGTTCTTCCCGAACCAGCCGGACTTCTACGCGCGGGCCGCGAAGATCGCCGCCACGTCGTCCGGCTTCACGTGGGGGCCGAACGTCAACGTCACCTACACCGCGTACAAGAACGCGATGGGCGAGGCCGTCAGCGGCGGCGCGGACCTGGTGCCCGCGCTGGCGAAGATGCAGACCGCGACCGTGGACGACATGAAGGCCAACGGCTTCACGGTCGGCGGCTGA
- a CDS encoding beta-galactosidase: MTFVVPRQADGRPLPDQPAPRLPVGVDGLVYGGDYNPEQWPEEVWAEDVALMRQAGVNLVSVAIHAWAALEPRPGEFDFGWLDRLLDLLHGAGIAVNLATPTVVPPAWLYRAHPAIRPVTRDGVELERGSRATFCPSAPAYRQAAAAITRQLGARYGDHPAVALWHVHNEYGAPVGACYCPESATAFRRWLRARHGDLDALNAAWGTSFWGQRYGEWAEVEPPRVSGTTGNPAHELDFARFCSDELLACYTAERDILREHSTVPVTTNFMTTNCKSIDYWRWAREVDVVANDHYLTAEARRNHIDLAMSADLTRAVAGGQPWMLMEHSTGAVNWQPRNIAKRPGEMRRNSLAHVARGADAVMFFQWRASRFGAEKFHSAMLPHAGTRSRLWQEVVRLGRDLGALHEVRGSLVRADVAVLWDWESWWALELDWRPSVDLSYRERVGAFYEQLWDARLTVDFVAPEADLTGYRLVVVPSLYLTSTAAAEVLHDYVAGGGTLVVSYFSGIVDANDTVHPGAHPGALRDVLGLEVEEFLPLRAGEEVSLDGGLRGDVWAEHIRPTGAETVHSYVDGPAAGGPAVTRHRLGDGVAWYVSTRLRGAALDAVLREVFPTAGVEARDDLPRDVEVVRRRGADADYLFVLNHTDAEVRLAASGTELLTGRRCESELTVPAGGAAVLRS, translated from the coding sequence ATGACGTTCGTGGTGCCTCGTCAGGCCGACGGCCGACCCCTGCCGGACCAGCCCGCGCCGCGGCTGCCGGTGGGCGTGGACGGGCTCGTCTACGGCGGGGACTACAACCCCGAGCAGTGGCCGGAGGAGGTGTGGGCCGAGGACGTCGCGCTGATGCGGCAGGCCGGCGTCAACCTGGTCAGCGTCGCGATCCACGCGTGGGCGGCGCTGGAGCCGCGGCCCGGCGAGTTCGACTTCGGCTGGCTGGACCGGCTGCTCGACCTGCTGCACGGCGCGGGCATCGCGGTCAACCTGGCCACGCCGACCGTCGTGCCGCCCGCCTGGCTCTACCGCGCGCACCCGGCGATCCGGCCGGTCACCCGGGACGGGGTCGAGCTGGAGCGCGGGTCGCGGGCGACGTTCTGCCCGAGCGCGCCCGCCTACCGCCAGGCCGCCGCGGCCATCACCCGGCAGCTCGGCGCGCGCTACGGCGACCACCCGGCCGTGGCGCTGTGGCACGTGCACAACGAGTACGGCGCGCCGGTCGGCGCGTGCTACTGCCCCGAGTCGGCCACCGCGTTCCGGCGCTGGCTGCGCGCCCGGCACGGCGACCTCGACGCGCTCAACGCCGCCTGGGGCACCAGCTTCTGGGGCCAGCGCTACGGCGAGTGGGCCGAGGTCGAGCCGCCGCGGGTGTCCGGCACCACCGGCAACCCGGCGCACGAGCTGGACTTCGCCCGGTTCTGCTCCGACGAGCTGCTGGCCTGCTACACCGCCGAGCGCGACATCCTGCGCGAGCACTCGACCGTGCCCGTGACCACGAACTTCATGACCACCAACTGCAAGTCGATCGACTACTGGCGGTGGGCGCGCGAGGTCGACGTGGTGGCCAACGACCACTACCTGACCGCCGAGGCGAGGCGCAACCACATCGACCTGGCCATGTCGGCGGACCTGACCCGCGCGGTGGCGGGCGGGCAGCCGTGGATGCTCATGGAGCACTCCACCGGCGCGGTGAACTGGCAGCCGCGCAACATCGCCAAGCGGCCCGGCGAGATGCGCCGCAACAGCCTGGCGCACGTGGCGCGCGGCGCGGACGCGGTGATGTTCTTCCAGTGGCGGGCTTCCCGCTTCGGCGCGGAGAAGTTCCACTCCGCGATGCTGCCCCACGCCGGCACGCGCAGCAGGCTGTGGCAGGAGGTCGTGCGGCTGGGCCGCGACCTGGGCGCGTTGCACGAGGTGCGCGGCAGCCTGGTGCGCGCCGACGTGGCCGTGCTGTGGGACTGGGAGTCGTGGTGGGCGCTGGAGCTGGACTGGCGGCCGTCGGTGGACCTGTCCTACCGGGAACGGGTCGGCGCGTTCTACGAGCAGCTGTGGGACGCCCGGCTGACGGTCGACTTCGTCGCGCCGGAGGCCGACCTGACCGGCTACCGGCTCGTGGTGGTGCCGTCGCTCTACCTCACGTCGACGGCGGCGGCCGAGGTGCTGCACGACTACGTGGCCGGTGGCGGCACGCTCGTCGTCTCGTACTTCTCCGGCATCGTCGACGCCAACGACACCGTGCACCCCGGGGCCCACCCCGGCGCGTTGCGCGACGTGCTCGGCCTGGAGGTCGAGGAGTTCCTGCCGCTGCGCGCCGGCGAGGAGGTCTCGCTGGACGGCGGGCTGCGCGGTGACGTGTGGGCCGAGCACATCCGGCCGACCGGCGCGGAGACCGTGCACTCCTATGTGGACGGTCCGGCGGCGGGAGGTCCGGCGGTGACGCGGCACCGCCTCGGCGACGGCGTCGCCTGGTACGTCTCGACCCGGCTGCGCGGCGCGGCGCTGGACGCGGTGCTGCGCGAGGTCTTCCCCACCGCCGGCGTCGAGGCGCGCGACGACCTGCCGCGCGACGTGGAGGTGGTGCGCCGCCGCGGCGCCGACGCCGACTACCTGTTCGTGCTCAACCACACCGACGCCGAGGTGCGGCTGGCCGCGTCCGGCACCGAACTGCTCACCGGACGGCGTTGCGAGTCGGAGCTGACCGTCCCGGCGGGCGGCGCGGCGGTGCTCAGGTCCTGA
- a CDS encoding PadR family transcriptional regulator — MDTSQLLKGVLDLAVLAVLRKEDGYGYDVLRRLRQGGLDGVGDASVYGTLRRLYNAGLLTSYVVPSEEGPHRKYYSLNEPGRERLLESGKTWKSFARTLDDLLGEGA; from the coding sequence ATGGACACCAGCCAGCTGCTCAAGGGGGTGCTGGACCTCGCCGTCCTTGCCGTGCTGCGCAAGGAGGACGGGTACGGCTACGACGTGCTCCGCCGGCTCCGCCAGGGCGGTCTGGACGGCGTCGGCGACGCGTCGGTCTACGGCACCCTGCGCCGGCTCTACAACGCCGGACTGCTCACGTCGTACGTCGTGCCCAGCGAAGAGGGCCCGCACCGCAAGTACTACAGCCTCAACGAGCCGGGCCGGGAACGGCTGCTCGAATCCGGCAAGACCTGGAAGTCGTTCGCCCGGACGTTGGACGACCTGTTGGGGGAGGGTGCATGA
- a CDS encoding HAAS signaling domain-containing protein, translating to MSTQTNTEVKHYLDAMRDALSDLPAAEVAEIMDDAGAHVVEVAEEMGEEFSSAALIDRLGTPRAYAEELRVAAGYPSPTSSPAPGAGNRPVIMARFALWVLLAAAVTAFAFAVSRGEVAELTVLVALCAAAATLLVFRQEGLVAEIAKLPEVAAAKDALARAEKPGKSELRKALVSLRVFQPVWWIVRAVLIGAGGVLVYRPDGTFVVALAVAALSLVAGPKARTDRRWLWISLPATGFALGVLLLVVGTLATRFDGYPVNSAPVSYHPTPQSHDNIYVFDKDGKPLTDVHLYDEQGRPLNAPWYGCQGEDRDDNRYPRPRVVHDERGCREESGVPFTVVMPTVPSTTTSTTPPPSTVTQSPALTTAPTTTAVTTAAPTAVTTTG from the coding sequence ATGAGCACGCAGACGAACACCGAGGTCAAGCACTACCTGGACGCCATGCGCGACGCGCTGTCCGACCTGCCCGCCGCCGAGGTCGCCGAGATCATGGACGACGCGGGCGCGCACGTGGTCGAGGTCGCCGAGGAGATGGGCGAGGAGTTCTCGTCGGCCGCCCTGATCGACCGGCTCGGCACCCCGCGCGCGTACGCCGAGGAGCTGCGGGTCGCGGCGGGGTACCCCTCCCCCACCTCGTCCCCCGCGCCGGGCGCCGGCAACCGGCCGGTGATCATGGCCAGGTTCGCGTTGTGGGTCCTCCTGGCCGCCGCGGTCACCGCGTTCGCCTTCGCCGTCTCGCGCGGCGAGGTCGCGGAGCTGACCGTCCTCGTCGCCCTCTGCGCGGCGGCGGCCACCCTGCTGGTGTTCCGGCAGGAGGGCCTGGTGGCGGAGATCGCGAAGCTGCCGGAGGTGGCCGCCGCCAAGGACGCGCTGGCGCGGGCCGAGAAGCCCGGGAAGTCCGAGCTGCGCAAGGCTCTCGTGTCGCTGCGGGTCTTCCAGCCGGTGTGGTGGATCGTCCGCGCGGTGCTCATCGGCGCGGGCGGCGTGCTGGTGTACCGGCCGGACGGCACGTTCGTGGTCGCCCTGGCGGTGGCGGCGCTGTCGCTGGTGGCCGGCCCGAAGGCGCGGACCGACCGCCGGTGGCTGTGGATCAGCCTGCCCGCGACCGGGTTCGCCCTGGGCGTCCTGCTGCTGGTCGTCGGCACGCTGGCCACCCGGTTCGACGGCTACCCGGTCAACAGCGCGCCGGTCTCGTACCACCCGACGCCGCAGAGCCACGACAACATCTACGTGTTCGACAAGGACGGCAAGCCGCTCACCGACGTCCACCTCTACGACGAGCAGGGCCGCCCGCTCAACGCGCCGTGGTACGGCTGCCAGGGCGAGGACCGCGACGACAACCGCTACCCCCGCCCGAGGGTGGTGCACGACGAGCGGGGCTGCCGCGAGGAGTCGGGCGTCCCCTTCACCGTCGTGATGCCGACCGTGCCCAGCACGACCACCTCCACCACCCCGCCGCCGTCGACCGTCACCCAGTCACCCGCGCTGACGACCGCGCCGACGACGACCGCGGTCACGACGGCCGCGCCGACCGCGGTGACGACCACGGGCTGA
- a CDS encoding substrate-binding domain-containing protein, translating to MSALKILERTCLVRRARSDRPRPPVPLVELVFPALNSAWAMEVMRGVVDSGLDVVLSSAAGRGTSWATDLVAARRAGVLMVTCPISAAEERVLAHAGVPLVHIDPVDAAAPDLLSVAATNRAGGVTAVKHLLSLGHRRIGVVGGPRDVLCSRARVDGYRFALGRAGIAPDTALVRHADFTREGGRREAAELLRLPDRPTAIFAANDEQALGVVEAARAAGLSVPADLSVVGFDDLPAARRCAPALTTVRQPLAAMGGQAGRMLADLIAGRAPATDRVELATDLVVRDSTAPPTPW from the coding sequence GTGAGCGCGTTGAAGATCCTCGAACGCACGTGCCTCGTGCGCCGGGCGCGGAGCGACCGGCCGCGCCCTCCCGTGCCGCTGGTGGAGCTGGTGTTCCCCGCCCTGAACAGCGCGTGGGCCATGGAGGTGATGCGGGGCGTTGTCGACTCCGGGTTGGACGTCGTGCTGTCCTCGGCGGCCGGTCGTGGCACGTCGTGGGCGACGGACCTGGTCGCGGCCCGCCGAGCCGGCGTGCTGATGGTGACCTGCCCGATCAGCGCGGCCGAGGAACGGGTGCTGGCGCACGCCGGGGTGCCGCTGGTGCACATCGACCCGGTCGACGCGGCCGCGCCGGACCTGCTGAGCGTCGCCGCCACCAACCGGGCGGGCGGCGTCACGGCGGTGAAGCACCTGCTGTCGCTCGGGCACCGGCGGATCGGTGTCGTCGGCGGCCCCCGTGACGTGCTGTGCAGCCGCGCCCGCGTGGACGGCTACCGCTTCGCCCTCGGCCGTGCCGGCATCGCGCCCGACACCGCCTTGGTGCGGCACGCCGACTTCACCCGCGAGGGCGGCCGGCGGGAGGCCGCCGAACTGCTCCGCCTGCCCGATCGCCCGACCGCGATCTTCGCGGCCAACGACGAGCAGGCCCTCGGCGTGGTCGAGGCCGCCCGCGCCGCGGGCCTGTCGGTGCCCGCCGACCTGAGCGTCGTCGGCTTCGACGACCTGCCGGCCGCCCGCCGCTGCGCCCCGGCCCTGACCACCGTCCGCCAACCGCTGGCCGCGATGGGCGGGCAGGCGGGCCGGATGCTGGCCGACCTGATCGCCGGCCGCGCGCCGGCGACCGACCGGGTCGAGCTGGCCACCGACCTGGTCGTCCGCGACTCGACGGCCCCGCCAACCCCCTGGTGA